One Acidimicrobiia bacterium DNA window includes the following coding sequences:
- a CDS encoding GlsB/YeaQ/YmgE family stress response membrane protein: MGIIAWLVFGGLAGWVASMVMDTNKEQGIFLNIIVGIIGAAIGGFLMHVLGGEKTFEFNLSSFAVAVLGAIVLLFLVKLVSGRKV; the protein is encoded by the coding sequence ATGGGAATTATTGCATGGCTAGTATTTGGAGGACTCGCAGGATGGGTAGCCTCTATGGTTATGGATACGAACAAGGAACAAGGAATTTTCCTTAACATTATTGTAGGAATTATAGGAGCCGCAATAGGTGGCTTTCTAATGCACGTACTTGGGGGAGAAAAAACATTTGAATTTAATCTTTCTAGTTTCGCAGTAGCGGTACTTGGCGCAATTGTGCTTTTGTTCCTAGTTAAGTTGGTATCAGGAAGGAAAGTATAA